The genomic region GACCCGCTGGTCTCCCGCCTGCACGCGGTGATCGAAAAACGCGGCGGACGATATCTTCTTGAAGATCACAGCACGAACGGGACCTACCTGGACACGGTCCGCGTCGAGGATGTCCAGCCGATGGAGGACGAATGCGACGTCGGCATTTACCCCTTCACGCTCCGATTCAATGTGTTTTCGGACGAGGTGACAAAACCGCTGATCGAATCGAGCCCCTCCGAAAAAATGGAAGAACCGGAATTTATGCCCCCCGAAGCGGACCTGCGGAACCTTCATTTCGGCCTGCTTGTGGGAGAAGACCCTCTGATGCACCGTCTTTACAAGACGATTGAAAGGGTCGCGGACAGCTCGGCCTCGGTTCTGATTCGAGGAGAAAGCGGCACCGGAAAAGAGCTCGTCGCCAGAGCGATCCATTCCCTCAGTCCCCGCCGGAGCGCGCCCTTTGTGGCGTTGGATTGCGCCGCGATCCCGGATAGTTTGATCGAGAGCGAGCTGTTCGGATTTGAGAAGGGGGCGTTTACCGGGGCCTCGGCACTCAAGAAGGGATGGTTTGAACAAGCTCAGGGAGGAACGATCTTCCTGGATGAAATCGGGGAACTTTCCATATCCGCACAGGCCAAATTGCTCCGATTTCTTCAGGACAAATCCTTCAGCCATTTGGGCGGAACCCGCGTACTCGTTTCCGATATCCGCCTGATTACGGCGACCAACAAAGATCTTGAAGAGGCGATCCGAACCGGACAATTTCGATCCGACCTCTATTTCCGGCTTCATGTCGTCCAGATCGAGCTCCCGCCTCTTCGCGATAGGAAGGGAGATATCCCGCTGTTGATCGACCATGTCCTTTCAAAAATCGAAAGAGAACACAAGCTTTCCCAGCGCCCGATCCCCACCCCCAAGGCCATCGAAAAACTTCGGACCTATCACTGGCCCGGAAATGTTCGACAACTGGAAAACACCCTGTACAACGCCTTTATCACAACTTCCCCCCCTCATCTCATCGACGACAAAGACCTTGAAATCCGAGCCGACATCGACACCCCGTCAAAATCATTCGACGAAATCAACAGACAACTGCTGATCGAGACCCTCAAAGGTTGCAACTGGGACACGGCCAAGGCGGCAAACGTTCTGAAAGTCAGCCGGGGAAGCATCTATTATAAGTGCAAAAAGCTCGGCATCAACATCAAACAACTTTCGAAACCCTAGCCACGCGAGGATTTCAAAGTTTTAAAATTATATTCTAATTTTTTGAGATTTCAATCGGCAATCCCCCTCCAAAAAATATCGCAACCCAGCCTTAAAAACTAGCATTTTCAATCATCTGCATGACTTCCGAGCCTGTTTAATTCAACTAGCAAGGCTCTTGCATAACCTATGGGTGAGAATACTCGGCCGAACGAAGTACAACGTCCGGTCATCCTTTGCTCAGAGCAAATCAGGGGAAACCCTGTGACGCAGAGCAACGGGGCTAAAGCCGAGCGAGGATCTGGCTCCGCCAGTCCGAGCGCACAAACGCCATGCCCGCCGAGCCGCCAAAGGGAATTGCTTTGGTGGCTTCTTTCTTGTACAGAAGGGCATGGACGTCATGGATACCACATGGAAATACAGTTACACCCTAAAAATCGCGATCGCAGTCCCGGTTGTCCTCATGATGTTATTTTTCCAGAGTATATCTTCCGCCATGGCCGGTGACGCCGCGTTGACATGGGATCCCAGCACCCAGACCGGTTTGTCCGGATACAAAGTTTACTATGGCACCGCCTCCCACAGCTACTCCACGTCCATTGACGCCGGCAATCAAACCAGTTACACCGTCACAGGACTGGGCACCGGGACTTACTATTTTGCCGTCACGGCCTACGATACCGCCGGGCTTGAAA from Nitrospiria bacterium harbors:
- a CDS encoding sigma 54-interacting transcriptional regulator, with protein sequence MLDVKVFLNDKLLRKTTLAKNRITVGRSEHNDIVLSDPLVSRLHAVIEKRGGRYLLEDHSTNGTYLDTVRVEDVQPMEDECDVGIYPFTLRFNVFSDEVTKPLIESSPSEKMEEPEFMPPEADLRNLHFGLLVGEDPLMHRLYKTIERVADSSASVLIRGESGTGKELVARAIHSLSPRRSAPFVALDCAAIPDSLIESELFGFEKGAFTGASALKKGWFEQAQGGTIFLDEIGELSISAQAKLLRFLQDKSFSHLGGTRVLVSDIRLITATNKDLEEAIRTGQFRSDLYFRLHVVQIELPPLRDRKGDIPLLIDHVLSKIEREHKLSQRPIPTPKAIEKLRTYHWPGNVRQLENTLYNAFITTSPPHLIDDKDLEIRADIDTPSKSFDEINRQLLIETLKGCNWDTAKAANVLKVSRGSIYYKCKKLGINIKQLSKP